One Formosa agariphila KMM 3901 genomic window, TTATCAACTTGCCAATTTAGGGTTTAACTTATATGCCGCAGAAAATGAAAACATCGCCGGTGGTTTTGAACATTCTGGAAACTTTGCTTTAATTGATAAAAACGGTTTTATTAGGTCTAGATCAGATCAGTTTGGAAACCCTAGAATTTATTATAGAGGAACAATCACCGAAAAAGAAAAGTATAATGAAGATGGAGAAGAAGAAGAAATAAGCATGCTTAAAGAAGATATTAAAAAACTTTTAAATGAGTAATACAAACGACATGGTAAATGCCGAAAAAGTAGCAAAATACAATAAATGGATTGTTGTATTGTCTGTAGTAATTCCAATAGCTGTAGCTGTATTATTTGCAGTTAAAATACCTAATGTAGAACCTTTATCGTTTTTACCTCCAATTTATGCCACTGTAAATGCAATTACAGCACTGGTTTTAATAATGGCTTTTTTTGCAATAAAGAAAAAGAATGTAAAGCGACATGAGTTACTTATTAAATTTGCAATGTCTCTTTCTATATTATTTTTAGTTATGTATGTCGCTTATCATATGACGAGCGATTCTACTAAGTTTGGTGGTGAAGGGGTTATAAAATATGTATATTATTTTATATTAATTACTCATATTATTTTGTCAATCATCGTAATTCCTTTTGTATTAATTACATATGTTCGCGGTATTACCAATGATATTGTCCGTCATAGAAAGATTGCTAAAATAACTTTCCCATTATGGTTGTATGTAGCAGTAACAGGCGTTGTGGTGTATATTTTAATTTCACCTTATTATAATTTCTAATGAAAAAAGCATATCTCATTTTACTTGTTTTGGTGTTTGCTGTTTCAACTTCGGTAGAAGCACAATGCGCCATGTGTAGAGCTGTATTAGAAACTTCAGAAGGTCAAGGTACCGCAGAAGGTATTAATGATGGTATTGTGTATTTAATGTCTATTCCTTATATTTTAATTGGTGGAATTTTCTACGTTATGTATTTAAAATTCTTCCGAACAAAAAAATAATTCTTTTGTTACTGTAACAAATATTGAATTATCACGTCTTCTTAGTAGCGCAACTATAAAAATTCTATGCTTTTTAGGTTGTGACAAAATCAGAAAACTAACCAATATGATTGAAATTAACGATTTACATAAGTCCTATCACATGGGGAGTAATAGTCTACATGTATTAAAAGGGATTGATTTTAGTGTTAAAGAAGGTGAACTCGTTTCAATTATGGGATCTTCTGGTTCTGGTAAATCTACTTTACTAAATATCTTAGGTATGCTCGACGAAGCAGATTCAGGGAGTTATACATTAGATGGTTTTCCTATTAAAAACTTAAACGAAAAAATAGCTGCTAATTACCGCAACAAATTTTTAGGATTCATTTTTCAGTCTTTTAATTTAATCAATTATAAATCGGCATTAGATAACGTGGCTTTACCGTTGTACTATCAAGGTATGAAACGTAGCGAACGTGTAGATCGTGCTGCGCATTATTTAGAAAAAGTAGGTTTAGCAAATTGGTCGCACCATTTACCAAGTGAAATGTCTGGAGGACAAAAACAACGTGTTGCTATTGCTAGAGCTTTAGCAAGTGATCCCAAAGTGCTTTTAGCCGATGAACCTACAGGAGCATTAGATACCAAAACATCTTACGAGGTAATGGACCTTATTCAAGGTATTAATGATGAGGGTAAAACCATTTTAATAGTAACTCACGAATCCGATATTGCACAAATGACAAAGCGTATTGTGAACTTAAAAGATGGTTTAATTATTAACGATACTGCTGTTGAACAAGTAAGAGCTATAGCGAATGTTTGATATTGAACGCTGGCAAGAAATTTTTGAAACCCTAAGAAAAAATAAATTAAGAACGTTTCTTACAGGACTTTCTGTGGCGTCTGGTATTTTTATTTTAGTTATTTTATTAGGCTTTAGTAAAGGTATTCAAAACGGAGTAACATCTCAGTTTGAGAGAGATGCATCCAATTTAATTAGTGTTAGAGCAGGTGTTACAACTAAAGATTATAAAGGGTTAAACCCAGGACGTCAGGTCCAGTTTAAAAACAATGATTTCGACATGTTATCAAGGAAATACGAACCTTATATCGAGCATAAATCATCGTTTTATACCATTTGGGGCGGCTTAGTCAATTATAAAAATGAATCTGGTAGCTATCGTATTCAAGGTATTCTTCCTGGCAATCAGTTTATAGAAAATGCCGATGTTAGTCAAGGACGTTTTATAAATCAAGCCGATGTTGAAGGCGCTAAAAAAGTAGCCGTTATTGGTAATCGTGTTAAGAAAGACTTATTTAAAGATGAAGATCCTATAAATAAAGATATTTCTATTTATGGAATTAGTTATAAGGTTGTAGGTGTCTTTTTTGATCCAGGAGGAGAACGCGACGAAAGTAAAGTCTTTTTGCCTTTAGCTTCTGCACAACGGGCTTTTAACGGAGCCGATACCATTAGAAATATGATGTTTACTATAAAAATGTCGGACGATTTTAATGTTGCTGCCAAAGAATCTGAAGCTTTAACAGAAGCTATCATATTAGATCTACAACAAAAACATATTGTATCTCCAGACGATACTAGTGCCATCCGTGCGTATAACACCATGGAAGAAGCAAAGAAAATTTATTCACTTATTGCAACCATTTCTGCAGTATTCTGGTTTGTAGGAATCGGAACTATAATTGCGGGTGTGGTAGGTGTAGGAAATATTATGCTTATTATCGTAAAAGAGCGTACTAAAGAAATAGGAATAAGAAAGGCATTGGGTGCTCAGCCCATGTCTATTGTAGGTATGATTCTTCAAGAATCTGTTTTCGTGACCATGTTCTCCGGTTTGTTCGGATTAATTCTCGGACTCGGTTTATTAGAAGGTGTTGGCCCTTTAATAGAAAGTGATTTTATAAAATATCCACAAGTAGATTTTAATACAGCTTTAACCACCGTTTTTATTTTGGTATTTGCAGGAGCTTTAGCAGGATTTATACCTGCTTATCGTGCGGCCCAAATTAAACCGATAATTGCTTTAAGAGACGAATAATATGTTTAGTAAAGACAGATGGGACGAAATATTAGAAGCGTTAAGTGCAAATAAGTTTAGAACTTTTTTGACTGCTTTTGGGGTGTTTTGGGGTATTGCAATTTTAGTCTTACTCTTAGCTTTAACTAATGGTCTAAAAAATGGTGTGACTGCCGATTTTGGAAACTTCGCAACAAACTCCATGTTTATATGGTCACAGCAAACCTCAATTTCGTATAAAGGGATGCCAAAAGGAAGAACGTTTAATTATAAGTTAGGAGATGTAGAAGCTTTAAAAGCACAAATACCAGAACTTAAATATGTGTCTCCTAGACTACAATTAGGTGGTTTTAATGGCGCAAATAATGTTACTCGAGGTACAAAAACAGGCGCATTTCAAGTAAATGGAGATTATCCAGAATATATAAAGCAAGAACCTATGGATATTACCAATGGTCGTTTTATTAGTTATTCAGATATTAATGTCAATAGAAAATCTTGTGTAATCGGTACCGATGTGGTTAAAGGTTTATACGATAAAGGTGAAAATCCATTAGGAACTTACATTAAAATTAACGGCGTAAACTTTATGGTGGTTGGTACTTTTAAACCAAGCAACTCAGACGGCGATCAAGAAGAAGAAGCAAATACTATTTTTGTTCCTTTTACATCTTTTGGTCAGGCTTTTAATAGTGGTGATAATGTAGGATGGATGGCACTTACTGGTGTAGACGGAAAAAGTATTACAGACATAAAACCAAAGATATTCGAGATTTTAAAATTAAGACATAAAATACATCCAGATGATGATCGTGCCATTGGTAATTTCGATTTATCTGAAGCTTTCGGACGCGTTAACGGCTTGTTTTCAATCTTAGGCTTTGTTGGGTATTTTGTTGGGTCTTTAGTATTAATGTCTGGAATTATTGGAATTAGTAATATCATGTTAATTGTAGTAAAAGAACGTACCAAAGAAATTGGTGTTCGTCGTGCATTAGGTGCTACACCTTGGACCATTAAATCTCAAATTTTACAAGAAAGTTTGTTGTTAACCATATGTTCAGGTATGGTTGGTATTTCTTTCGCAGCAGGTGTTATTTGGATTATGAATTACATTTTGGACAATAGTGGTCCGGTAGAGAATTTTGCAAACCCAAGTGTAAGCATGTCCGTAGTGTTTACAGCCTTAATTATATTAGTAGTATCTGGATTATTAGCAGGTTTAATACCAGCAAATAGTGCCACGAAAATGAAGCCTGTAGACGCATTAAGAATTGATTAAAAGAGAAAAGTTTAATATATGAAAAGATCATCAACCGTAATCGTATTAATCCTAATTGTAGTAGTATTTGCTATATCCTTATTTTATTTATGGAAAAAAAATCAGGAAGATCCAATCACTTACACTACAGATGTTCCTGTAGAACAAACTATAGTAATTAAAACTGTAGCGACAGGTAATATAGTACCTAAAGAAGAGGTGTTAATAAAACCAAATATTTCTGGTGTTATCGAAGAAATATATATTGAAGCTGGAGAATATGTAGAGTCAGGCGATTTAATTGCTAAAATTCGTGTAATACCAAATGTATCGTCGTTAACGAGTGCAAAAAATAGTATTGCGACAAACGAAACGGCTTTACAAACCGCTAAAATTAATTTACAAACTCAAGAGGCTAATTATCAAAGACAAAAAGCGTTGTATGAAAAAGGTGTAATATCAGAAAATGATTTCGATAGTATTGAAAACACTTATTTACAAACGAAGCAAGCAGTGTCTCAAGCCGAAATTAATGTAACCTCTGCGAAGCAAAATTTCGATATTATTAAAACCGGAACAACGTCTGGATTAGGAAATATTGCACAAACCTTAATTCGATCTACAGTTTCTGGAATGGTACTAGATGTACCTGTAAAAGCCGGAAATCAGGTTATTGAAGCGAATAACTTTAACGAAGGTACTTCTATTGCTTCTCTAGCAGATGTAAGTAAAATGATTTTTGAAGGGAAAGTAGATGAGAGTGAAGTAGGAAAAATTAAAGAAAATTTACCTTTAGAAATCTCTGTTGGAGCAATTGAAAATAAAACGTTCGATGCTATTTTAGATTATATCGCACCAAAAGGTGTAGAAGAAAATGGTGCCATACAGTTTGAGATTAAAGGAAGTTTAAAAAACATGGACGATACATTTATCCGTGCAGGTTTAAGTGCCAATGCGTCTATAATTTTAGACAAGGTTGAAAATGTATTAGCCATTAAAGAAGCGTTAGTGCAATACGATGATAAAACAAAATTACCTTTTGTAGAAGTTGAAAATGGAGATCAGGAATTCGTAAGAAAAGATGTCGAGTTAGGCATCAGTGATGGTATTTTTGTGCAAGTAAAGAGTGGTATTTCAAAAGACGATAAAATTAAAGTTTGGAATCAAATACAAGGAACTCCAAATTATGCACAATAAATTGACACTTAGTGTAACACTTTTAACTATTTTTAGACTGATAATGTAATTATGAAAAAAATAACCCTTTTAGGACTTTTCCTTTTTAGTGTAATGTTTACTTACGCTCAGGATAATAAGCAATGGACTCTTGAAGAATGTGTTAATTACGCACTAGAAAATAATATTTCTATTAAGCAATCGGAATTAGATACTGATTTAGCAGGAATCGATAAGTCTGATGCTGTAATGAATTTCTTGCCTACTGTAAATGCGAATGCTTCATATAATATTAATACAGGAGCTAACGTAAACCCAGCGACAAATCAATTCGAAAATCAGACGTTTAGATCGGCTAGTGGTGGTGTAAATTCTGGAGTAAATTTATTTTCTGGACTTCAAAACTGGAAAGCCTTACAACGTTCCAAAATAAACATTATAGCATCGCAGTATCAATTAGATAAGATGAAAGATGATATTTCTATTTTTGTAGCTAATGCCTTTGTTCAAATTTTATACAATAAAGAACAA contains:
- a CDS encoding DUF420 domain-containing protein: MSNTNDMVNAEKVAKYNKWIVVLSVVIPIAVAVLFAVKIPNVEPLSFLPPIYATVNAITALVLIMAFFAIKKKNVKRHELLIKFAMSLSILFLVMYVAYHMTSDSTKFGGEGVIKYVYYFILITHIILSIIVIPFVLITYVRGITNDIVRHRKIAKITFPLWLYVAVTGVVVYILISPYYNF
- a CDS encoding efflux RND transporter periplasmic adaptor subunit encodes the protein MKRSSTVIVLILIVVVFAISLFYLWKKNQEDPITYTTDVPVEQTIVIKTVATGNIVPKEEVLIKPNISGVIEEIYIEAGEYVESGDLIAKIRVIPNVSSLTSAKNSIATNETALQTAKINLQTQEANYQRQKALYEKGVISENDFDSIENTYLQTKQAVSQAEINVTSAKQNFDIIKTGTTSGLGNIAQTLIRSTVSGMVLDVPVKAGNQVIEANNFNEGTSIASLADVSKMIFEGKVDESEVGKIKENLPLEISVGAIENKTFDAILDYIAPKGVEENGAIQFEIKGSLKNMDDTFIRAGLSANASIILDKVENVLAIKEALVQYDDKTKLPFVEVENGDQEFVRKDVELGISDGIFVQVKSGISKDDKIKVWNQIQGTPNYAQ
- a CDS encoding ABC transporter permease; the encoded protein is MFSKDRWDEILEALSANKFRTFLTAFGVFWGIAILVLLLALTNGLKNGVTADFGNFATNSMFIWSQQTSISYKGMPKGRTFNYKLGDVEALKAQIPELKYVSPRLQLGGFNGANNVTRGTKTGAFQVNGDYPEYIKQEPMDITNGRFISYSDINVNRKSCVIGTDVVKGLYDKGENPLGTYIKINGVNFMVVGTFKPSNSDGDQEEEANTIFVPFTSFGQAFNSGDNVGWMALTGVDGKSITDIKPKIFEILKLRHKIHPDDDRAIGNFDLSEAFGRVNGLFSILGFVGYFVGSLVLMSGIIGISNIMLIVVKERTKEIGVRRALGATPWTIKSQILQESLLLTICSGMVGISFAAGVIWIMNYILDNSGPVENFANPSVSMSVVFTALIILVVSGLLAGLIPANSATKMKPVDALRID
- a CDS encoding ABC transporter permease, producing MFDIERWQEIFETLRKNKLRTFLTGLSVASGIFILVILLGFSKGIQNGVTSQFERDASNLISVRAGVTTKDYKGLNPGRQVQFKNNDFDMLSRKYEPYIEHKSSFYTIWGGLVNYKNESGSYRIQGILPGNQFIENADVSQGRFINQADVEGAKKVAVIGNRVKKDLFKDEDPINKDISIYGISYKVVGVFFDPGGERDESKVFLPLASAQRAFNGADTIRNMMFTIKMSDDFNVAAKESEALTEAIILDLQQKHIVSPDDTSAIRAYNTMEEAKKIYSLIATISAVFWFVGIGTIIAGVVGVGNIMLIIVKERTKEIGIRKALGAQPMSIVGMILQESVFVTMFSGLFGLILGLGLLEGVGPLIESDFIKYPQVDFNTALTTVFILVFAGALAGFIPAYRAAQIKPIIALRDE
- a CDS encoding ABC transporter ATP-binding protein codes for the protein MIEINDLHKSYHMGSNSLHVLKGIDFSVKEGELVSIMGSSGSGKSTLLNILGMLDEADSGSYTLDGFPIKNLNEKIAANYRNKFLGFIFQSFNLINYKSALDNVALPLYYQGMKRSERVDRAAHYLEKVGLANWSHHLPSEMSGGQKQRVAIARALASDPKVLLADEPTGALDTKTSYEVMDLIQGINDEGKTILIVTHESDIAQMTKRIVNLKDGLIINDTAVEQVRAIANV